A region of Terriglobales bacterium DNA encodes the following proteins:
- a CDS encoding YceI family protein, which produces MKSRNLLWALCVLVLSLPAAAQLETWKIDPNHTASQFAARHFGISTVRGQFNKTTGTVAYDPKDPAKTVIDITIDAASVNTRIEMRDNDLRSPNFLDVQKFPTITFKSTRVEAAGPGKLKVTGDLTIHGVTKEAVLDVDGPTEPMKDPRGNLRLGASATTKINRKDFGVNGNPTAVGDDIQITLDIELMKPAVPAQ; this is translated from the coding sequence ATGAAGTCAAGAAACCTGCTGTGGGCGCTTTGCGTCCTTGTTCTTTCCCTGCCCGCCGCCGCCCAGCTCGAGACCTGGAAGATCGACCCCAACCACACGGCGTCGCAGTTCGCCGCGCGTCATTTCGGCATCTCGACCGTCCGCGGCCAATTCAACAAGACCACCGGCACGGTGGCTTACGATCCGAAGGATCCGGCCAAGACGGTCATCGACATCACCATCGACGCGGCCTCGGTGAACACCCGCATCGAGATGCGCGACAACGACCTGCGCAGCCCCAACTTCCTCGACGTCCAGAAGTTCCCCACCATCACCTTCAAGTCGACGCGGGTGGAAGCCGCCGGGCCTGGCAAGCTCAAGGTCACCGGCGACCTCACCATCCATGGCGTGACCAAGGAGGCCGTACTCGACGTGGACGGCCCCACCGAGCCGATGAAGGACCCGCGGGGGAATCTGCGCCTGGGCGCCTCCGCCACCACCAAGATCAACCGCAAGGATTTCGGGGTGAATGGCAATCCGACGGCGGTGGGCGACGACATCCAG